In Triticum urartu cultivar G1812 chromosome 6, Tu2.1, whole genome shotgun sequence, the following proteins share a genomic window:
- the LOC125515118 gene encoding pentatricopeptide repeat-containing protein At5g27460-like yields the protein MAMAAAVARRLLRLLSSRSNPKPASLSSCSSSSSFDTPATAGEREGDPLSWRLLCLRSPGAAAAAIDGWAQERGRVWRPDLQRAVSQLRRARRYGHALEILSWMDSRKEIKLLPLDHAARLDLIAKVHGTSQAEEYYNKLPNSASREAASFPLLHCYVADRNVQKAESFMASLQSIGLPVDPHSFNEMMKLYVATCQYEKVFSVIDLMKRNNIPRNALSYNLWMNACSVSDVSSVQSVFKEMVNDGTIEVGWSTYCTLANIFKKHGLNSKALACLRTAETTLSTTQRLGYSFVMTCYAALGDSDGVMRLWEASKCVPGRIPAANYMTAILCLIKVGDIDRAEWIFGSWEAVCRKHDVRVSNVLLGAYVRNGWIEKAEKLHLHMLEKGARPNYKTWEILMEGFVQSRQMDKAVNAMKKALSLMKSCHWRPPLKLVEAIAAFFEEQGNTDDASRYIKLLQKFNLTSLPLYKSVLQAYIKADTVVPTNISEMIARDDIVMDEEMDHLIIRASKIDIRGDV from the exons ATGGCCATGGCCGCCGCTGTCgcgcgccgcctcctccgcctgcTCTCCTCGCGCTCGAACCCTAAAcccgcctccctctcctcctgctcctcttcctcctccttcgaCACTCCGGCCACCGCCGGCGAGCGCGAGGGCGACCCCCTCTCGTGGCGCCTCCTCTGCCTCCGGTCGCCGGGCGCGGCGGCCGCGGCCATCGACGGATGGGCCCAGGAGCGCGGCCGCGTCTGGCGGCCGGACCTCCAGCGTGCCGTCTCCCAGCTCCGCCGCGCACGCCGCTACGGCCACGCTCTCGAG ATTTTATCATGGATGGACTCACGCAAAGAAATTAAACTATTACCATTGGATCATGCAGCTAGACTGGACTTGATTGCGAAAGTGCACGGTACTTCTCAAGCTGAGGAATATTACAACAAATTACCAAACTCTGCTTCAAGGGAAGCTGCCTCATTCCCTCTCCTCCATTGCTATGTTGCTGACAGAAATGTTCAGAAAGCAGAGTCCTTTATGGCTAGCCTGCAGAGTATTGGGCTGCCCGTCGATCCTCACTCGTTCAATGAAATGATGAAACTCTATGTTGCAACATGTCAGTATGAGAAGGTGTTCAGTGTAATCGATCTGATGAAACGCAACAACATTCCCAGGAATGCTCTCTCATATAACCTTTGGATGAACGCATGCTCTGTCTCTGATGTTTCGTCTGTACAATCAGTCTTCAAGGAGATGGTTAATGATGGCACAATTGAGGTTGGTTGGAGCACATACTGTACATTGGCCAACATCTTCAAGAAGCATGGACTGAATAGTAAAGCCCTGGCTTGCCTTAGGACGGCCGAAACAACATTATCAACAACACAGCGCTTAGGATATTCTTTTGTAATGACATGTTACGCTGCTCTGGGTGACAGCGATGGGGTTATGAGACTGTGGGAGGCTAGTAAATGTGTCCCAGGTAGAATCCCCGCTGCTAACTACATGACTGCTATTTTATGTTTGATAAAAGTTGGCGACATTGACCGGGCTGAGTGGATATTTGGAAGCTGGGAAGCGGTGTGCAGGAAGCATGATGTGCGGGTTTCAAATGTTCTTCTAGGTGCTTATGTGAGGAACGGGTGGATTGAAAAGGCTGAGAAGCTTCATCTGCACATGCTCGAGAAAGGTGCACGGCCAAACTACAAGACGTGGGAGATATTGATGGAGGGATTTGTTCAGAGTAGGCAGATGGACAAGGCTGTCAATGCCATGAAGAAAGCTTTATCTCTAATGAAGAGCTGCCATTGGAGACCTCCACTCAAACTGGTTGAGGCCATCGCAGCATTcttcgaggagcaaggaaacacGGATGATGCAAGCAGATATATTAAGCTTCTTCAAAAGTTTAACCTGACAAGCTTGCCCCTGTACAAGTCCGTGCTTCAAGCATATATTAAAGCTGATACCGTGGTGCCAACAAACATTTCCGAGATGATAGCAAGAGATGACattgttatggatgaagaaatgGACCACTTGATCATACGTGCTAGCAAGATAGATATCAGAGGCGATGTGTAA
- the LOC125516965 gene encoding uncharacterized protein LOC125516965: protein MRRSSRRPAPGAAKLTRGRRGEAREEVREEAAEDMDVDNLQDSDPKMDDDESSDGSFSTCFSASREVADKELNANKKAVLEKSSFGTFKSPSGTFHFVCVSVAMFFIWNCIAMFFVLEFDMCLFVSHKNKTILFTRDMVHKIFNIPSGPRAVELLKRNERCELRDIYREGTRAPMKKSISVIKKASDNDVVTLERTWVLLCLALVLVPGTGNMVSLDYLASLKDLDELNEFAWDEHVLATALREARNYQLKREAGASGFWIGGCLPMFVLIYMDFLDVPRSLISEETFNYSLPRACFVCNADFELVKDFDRNKLTLETVDFGKRNHRPLSQTPYAILKADKQCEGQNQHHPANITNRADKANTQVSVEGDLGAKFRVSLDEWLQPLPSCQELEIPLHLKPIYEKHKNLYTAELKNVVTSFGQVLQSTFCKRLGLMLMEAHSNAVSNHEHRSEGFVAQRVIATSSVERTGAVTFGTPTATAAGIAIHSSKCPLSDPDSREEAGADDQNKAQPGGVVATPKVVETGALGEKVGVEAKQGAGQSTSVAKRSRSAALQQGESSNHSHGKDCVEQEEVIHQGGKVTPKDVCNMDPSGAFDKVETPVLSQGTVQAMMVTSLEWEDGPSCALFVEGTEDYEWMNQKVDIPVKHVQTPNASSSDVQNSIPLVPNFDNTLQVERPSNLPTATFDTAPKLPRANDIPGPVFDVSPISLKNASSDGPQVVVDLHETTEANVAVRGESNSLGKQSKKKRVALSSDNVPTMKKIKMKEFDMPDFIEIDGFHTSLENFHASLKPRAEIDNEVMTLYLKTFNYDHCGLPSNIFLFCDFLHQLKLSAEPDVFDPKVCEKEFKNACLQNHISKSDLLFFMVVHKKH, encoded by the exons ATGCGACGGTCGTCGCGGCGTCCAGCTCCCGGGGCGGCGAAGCTGACGCGAGGTCGACGAGGGGAGGCGCGCGAGGAGGTCCGCGAGGAGGCGGCTGAAGACATGGACGTCGACAATCTGCAGGATAG TGATCCAAAAATGGATGATGATGAATCTTCCGATGGGTCGTTTTCAACGTGCTTTTCAGCTAGCCGTGAGGTTGCAGACAAGGAGCTGAATGCTAACAAGAAGGCAGTGCTAGAGAAGTCGAGTTTTG GTACCTTCAAATCACCCTCTGGCACATTTCATTTTGTGTGTGTctctgttgcaatgttctttatTTGGAATTGCATAGCAATGTTCTTCGTCCTCGAATTTGACATGTGCCTTTTTGTCAGCCATAAAAACAAGACTATATTGTTCACTAGAGACATGGTGCACAAAATTTTTAATATCCCATCCGGACCAAGGGCAGTGGAGCTGCTGAAGAGGAACGAACGTTGCGAGCTGCGCGACATATATCGAGAAGGCACAAGGGCTCCAATGAAGAAATCCATTTCTGTAATCAAGAAAGCATCGGATAATGATGTTGTTACTTTAGAGAGGACTTGGGTTCTTTTATGCCTTGCTCTCGTGCTAGTTCCTGGCACCGGCAACATGGTCTCGTTGGACTACCTTGCTAGCTTGAAGGACTTGGATGAACTGAATGAGTTTGCGTGGGACGAGCATGTGTTGGCAACTGCGTTGAGGGAGGCGAGGAATTACCAACTAAAGAGGGAGGCTGGGGCAAGTGGCTTCTGGATAGGCGGTTGTCTACCTATGTTCGTG TTAATTTACATGGATTTCCTGGATGTGCCTCGGTCATTGATTAGTGAGGAGACGTTCAACTACTCGCTGCCCAGGGCTTGCTTTGTGTGCAATGCAGATTTTGAGCTTGTTAAAGATTTTGACAGGAACAAGCTCACCCTCGAGACGGTTGATTTTGGAAAGCGCAAT CATCGTCCTTTGTCTCAAACGCCATATGCAATACTGAAGGCGGACAAGCAATGTGAGGGTCAGAATCAACATCATCCGGCAAATATCACTAATAGAGCTGACAAAGCCAACACTCAAGTCAGTGTTGAGGGTGATTTAGGCGCTAAGTTTCGCGTCTCTCTGGATGAGTGGCTGCAGCCGCTCCCTTCCTGCCAAGAGTTAGAG ATACCTTTGCACTTGAAGCCTATATATGAGAAGCACAAAAATCTCTATACGGCAGAGTTGAAGAATGTTGTTACCTCTTTTGGGCAGGTCCTGCAGTCAACTTTCTGCAAGCGGTTGGGTCTCATGTTGATGGAAGCGCACTCCAATGCAGTGTCAAACCATGAGCACAGGAGTGAAGGTTTTGTCGCCCAAAGAGTCATTGCAACAAGCAGTGTCGAGCGCACGGGAGCGGTGACTTTTGGCACCCCAACAGCCACTGCAGCAGGCATTGCTATCCACTCTTCCAAGTGTCCATTATCGGATCCTGATTCCCGGGAAGAAGCAGGTGCTGATGATCAGAACAAGGCACAACCTGGTGGTGTAGTTGCTACTCCCAAAGTAGTGGAGACCGGTGCATTAGGTGAGAAGGTTGGGGTGGAAGCGAAACAGGGGGCGGGTCAAAGCACAAGCGTTGCTAAGCGTTCCAGGAGTGCTGCGTTGCAACAAGGTGAGAGTAGCAATCATTCTCATGGGAAGGATTGTGTGGAGCAGGAGGAAGTTATACATCAGGGCGGAAAGGTGACCCCCAAAGATGTTTGCAACATGGATCCTTCGGGAGCTTTTGATAAGGTTGAAACACCAGTTCTTTCCCAGGGCACGGTGCAGGCAATGATGGTAACTTCCTTGGAGTGGGAAGATGGCCCATCTTGTGCTCTTTTCGTGGAGGGGACCGAAGACTATGAGTGGATGAATCAAAAAGTAGACATACCAGTCAAGCATGTGCAGACACCAAATGCTTCTAGCTCTGATGTGCAGAATTCAATCCCATTAGTGCCAAACTTTGACAACACTCTTCAAGTTGAAAGGCCTAGCAACCTCCCAACCGCAACATTTGACACAGCTCCAAAGCTCCCTAGGGCAAACGACATTCCGGGGCCTGTGTTTGATGTGTCCCCCATCTCATTAAAAAACGCTTCCTCCGATGGACCTCAAG TAGTAGTGGATTTGCACGAGACAACCGAGGCGAATGTTGCGGTCAGGGGTGAGTCCAACAGTCTTGGTAAACAGTCAAAGAAGAAAAGGGTGGCTCTCTCCTCAGACAATGTGCCAACGATGAAGAAGATTAAG ATGAAAGAGTTTGATAT GCCCGACTTCATTGAAATAGATGGCTTCCATACATCTCTCGAGAATTTTCATGCATCTCTAAAGCCAAGAGCGGAGATTGACAATGAGGTCATGACCTTATACCTGAAGACATTCAACTATGATCA TTGTGGTCTGCCCTCtaatatttttttgttttgtgaTTTTCTCCATCAGTTGAAACTCAGTGCTGAGCCAGATGTGTTTGATCCGAAGGTGTGCGAAAAAGAATTTAAGAATGCTTGCTTACAAAATCACATTTCAAAATCTGACCTG CTATTCTTCATGGTTGTACACAAAAAGCACTAG